The Harpia harpyja isolate bHarHar1 chromosome 10, bHarHar1 primary haplotype, whole genome shotgun sequence genome includes a region encoding these proteins:
- the LOC128146763 gene encoding LOW QUALITY PROTEIN: deleted in malignant brain tumors 1 protein-like (The sequence of the model RefSeq protein was modified relative to this genomic sequence to represent the inferred CDS: inserted 2 bases in 1 codon; substituted 1 base at 1 genomic stop codon) → MISLHIQVDAALLCLPGYTHVAVSRYYLQSQGYSAWNLTLNDPYSKPNITSECVICDIPYTRCGTVREGNNNTIIYSNLIRGSLSGTVITRNKNLHLHVNCKMLQSTWAQIMYVAEDNFEVNETQYGRYDVNLTFYHSASFSWPLXDSPYYIDINQNLFLEAYLHISDPNLMLFVDTCXTFPTPHNFMTYDTIRNG, encoded by the exons ATGATAAGTCTTCACATTCAGGTGGATGCAG CGCTGCTGTGTTTGCCAGGGTACACGCATGTAGCCGTGAGCAGATACTACCTGCAGTCACAAGGCTACTCTGCTTGGAATCTCACCTTGAACGACCCCTATAGCAAACCCAACATTACATCAGAGTGTGTTATATGTGACATACCATACACTCGCTGTGGCACAGTGAGAGAG GGAAACAACAATACAATAATCTATTCCAACCTTATTAGAGGATCCCTTTCTGGTACTGTAATCACAAGGAATAAAAATCTTCACTTGCATGTCAACTGCAAAATGCTCCAGAGCACGTGGGCACAAATAATGTATGTTGCAGAGGACAATTTTGAAGTAAATGAAACACAGTATGGCAGATATGATGTAAACCTTACATTTTATCATTCTGCATCCTTCTCATGGCCACTGTAGGACTCACCATACTATATTGATATCAACCAGAATTTATTCCTTGAAGCTTACCTGCACATCTCTGATCCAAACCTGATGTTATTTGTGGACACATG GACATTTCCCACACCCCACAATTTTATGACCTATGATACAATCAGGAATGGGTAA